A genomic window from Cyanobacteria bacterium GSL.Bin1 includes:
- a CDS encoding phosphoketolase: MTVASAIPAFCQGIQYFAEPLPDFETYGKDPAIGEGATQIASPSDPKAVYQTLLAADALRYLTLQMTASKASGHPGGFASVAEGIAALMMLGHKHIITEVGHHAPGFYSNMFLDRSLEDMDIHNVQQLRDRFREHKGLLGHLSGQIPGLLNPAGPLGQGQHFAMAGARLHRDVLFPVTIGDGGIGEPYVMSSMAHFHTAYPDVTNFLPILVWNGYSQEHHSMVSTKPNQEMIEYWEGNGFQEVILVNAKDYDDANQSGDYVDSTAFSFGKRLEFTQAILEAMDKAAKSAMSGKLTVLIIKQLKGAGVHDRGAKAHNLYGHHTLDNEDIVKALQERALPPEAWQTIRTNFERAAGGPAVRSVKTEFELPLPDLGQLPLEEHAIGGEKKVATTAMGELIAHVGKHDPNFVLTNADGNAASGINNVNQALKIIHPTPDDLYYQGPKGQVYEPLSEDACAGLAAGSALFGARTLWCSYESFAINGLPIWQTVTQAMAELRRPTPSTVTLFTAGALEQGRNGWTHQRPEIENYFAAMMRNGNVFPLFPCDANSIQVCYDWALGTKNKGVTITASKSPLPIRTVFQQTQEGLEKGGFILQEIPGEKTVVFAVIGDMTLIPTLEAAEQLQAQGIGSKVISVISPRRLYRPTDTAWDTCAEADGGFLNDADFNQLFGGEALIGITGGSSAMLEPIMLRSTAPRDTFAWKRGETAASASAVMAINGITAENLVKRSVELLG; the protein is encoded by the coding sequence ATGGAAAAGACCCTGCCATTGGTGAGGGAGCAACTCAAATTGCATCGCCCAGTGATCCCAAGGCAGTTTATCAAACCCTACTCGCTGCGGATGCGCTGCGTTACTTAACCTTACAAATGACGGCATCAAAAGCCTCTGGGCACCCAGGGGGATTTGCCAGTGTTGCTGAGGGCATTGCTGCCCTAATGATGCTCGGTCACAAACATATTATTACAGAAGTAGGACACCATGCCCCAGGATTTTACAGCAATATGTTCCTGGATCGCTCTTTAGAAGACATGGACATTCATAATGTTCAACAATTGCGCGATCGGTTCCGGGAACACAAAGGATTACTGGGACACCTTTCCGGTCAAATTCCGGGTCTCCTCAACCCCGCAGGACCGCTGGGGCAAGGTCAACACTTTGCAATGGCAGGGGCACGGCTGCATCGTGATGTCCTCTTCCCGGTCACCATTGGCGATGGTGGCATTGGCGAACCCTATGTCATGAGCAGTATGGCACACTTCCACACAGCCTATCCCGATGTCACCAACTTCCTGCCGATTCTAGTTTGGAACGGCTACTCCCAAGAACACCACAGCATGGTATCAACCAAGCCCAACCAAGAAATGATCGAATATTGGGAGGGGAATGGGTTCCAAGAAGTGATTTTAGTGAATGCCAAAGATTATGATGATGCGAATCAAAGTGGCGACTATGTGGATAGCACCGCATTCTCTTTTGGCAAACGCCTTGAATTTACCCAAGCGATTCTCGAAGCAATGGATAAAGCGGCAAAGTCCGCGATGAGTGGTAAGCTTACCGTTTTGATCATCAAACAGCTTAAAGGAGCGGGTGTTCACGATCGCGGTGCCAAAGCTCATAACTTATATGGACACCATACCCTCGATAATGAGGATATTGTCAAAGCCCTACAAGAACGTGCCCTTCCGCCTGAAGCCTGGCAAACCATTCGCACGAACTTTGAACGCGCAGCGGGAGGTCCTGCTGTCCGGTCAGTGAAAACAGAATTTGAATTGCCCCTACCGGACTTGGGTCAATTGCCTTTAGAAGAACACGCTATTGGTGGCGAAAAGAAAGTTGCCACCACTGCCATGGGGGAACTAATTGCGCACGTGGGTAAACATGACCCGAACTTTGTTCTCACTAACGCTGACGGGAATGCGGCGTCTGGGATTAATAATGTCAACCAAGCCCTAAAAATTATTCACCCCACCCCTGATGACCTGTATTATCAAGGACCGAAAGGGCAAGTGTATGAACCGTTGAGTGAAGATGCTTGTGCGGGGTTAGCGGCTGGATCAGCCTTATTTGGCGCGCGCACCCTCTGGTGTTCTTATGAATCCTTTGCGATTAATGGCTTACCGATCTGGCAAACGGTCACGCAAGCGATGGCAGAACTACGCCGTCCCACGCCTTCCACTGTGACGTTGTTTACTGCGGGTGCATTGGAACAAGGACGCAATGGTTGGACGCACCAACGCCCCGAAATCGAAAACTATTTTGCTGCCATGATGCGCAACGGGAATGTGTTTCCGCTGTTCCCCTGTGATGCCAACAGCATTCAGGTTTGCTACGACTGGGCATTAGGGACGAAAAACAAAGGCGTGACCATTACCGCGTCTAAATCCCCGTTACCGATTCGCACTGTGTTCCAACAAACCCAAGAAGGCTTAGAAAAAGGCGGATTTATTCTGCAAGAAATTCCGGGCGAGAAAACAGTGGTCTTTGCTGTCATTGGCGATATGACCTTAATTCCCACTTTGGAAGCAGCAGAACAATTGCAAGCCCAAGGGATTGGTTCAAAGGTAATTTCTGTGATCAGTCCCCGTCGTCTCTATCGACCCACGGATACCGCTTGGGATACCTGTGCTGAAGCAGATGGCGGTTTCCTCAACGATGCTGACTTTAATCAGTTATTCGGCGGCGAAGCGTTAATTGGTATCACGGGTGGTTCCAGTGCCATGTTAGAACCGATTATGCTACGGAGTACCGCGCCCCGTGATACGTTTGCCTGGAAGCGAGGCGAAACTGCAGCTAGTGCCAG